One genomic window of Acidobacteriota bacterium includes the following:
- a CDS encoding Zn-dependent hydrolase, with translation MLITRRELLAGLAAASVTSALTDLGFAQSSVSALHIDAARLQQSLEGLSIFGRPAGGTFADGVSRVAYSDADIAGRKYAMELMRAAGLDPRIDTAGNILGRREGSDRSLKPILFGSHIDSVPSGGNFDGDVGSMSAIEVVRTLKEHSIPTRHPLEIAIWSNEESLTMGSRAAAGDMEASDLERMYGGISLADGLRKIGGDPARLAEARMAPGSIHCYLELHIEQGGTLDKAGIPIGVVEGIVSIDEYEVEIHGFANHAGTTPMPERRNALLAAAKLIEAVQEIVTREPGRQVGTVGHLEVSPNARNVVPGVVKHSIELRDLSPEKIARLGDEIQKRAQQIAQETKTDITMRKVEHDPPAVATSAIQSQIESAAARLGLKTMRLPSGAGHDAQVIAMLGPMGMIFVPSVAGISHSPKELSRWPDCANGANVLLQTILSMDRG, from the coding sequence ATGCTAATCACTCGTCGTGAACTGCTTGCCGGGCTGGCCGCCGCGTCTGTCACTTCTGCTCTAACTGACCTGGGATTCGCTCAAAGTAGTGTCTCCGCGTTGCACATCGACGCTGCCCGTCTGCAGCAAAGCCTGGAAGGGCTCAGCATTTTCGGACGCCCCGCCGGCGGCACCTTCGCCGACGGCGTCAGCCGTGTGGCCTATTCGGATGCGGACATTGCCGGACGAAAGTACGCCATGGAGTTGATGCGAGCGGCGGGCCTCGATCCGCGAATTGATACCGCCGGAAACATCCTAGGGCGGCGCGAGGGAAGCGACCGCTCTCTCAAGCCGATACTGTTTGGGTCGCACATCGATTCCGTGCCCAGCGGCGGTAACTTCGACGGCGATGTGGGTTCGATGTCCGCCATCGAAGTCGTGCGCACGCTGAAGGAACACAGCATCCCCACGCGGCATCCGCTTGAGATCGCGATCTGGTCGAACGAGGAGTCCCTGACGATGGGAAGCCGTGCCGCAGCCGGCGACATGGAGGCGTCAGACTTGGAGAGAATGTACGGTGGGATCTCCCTCGCCGATGGCTTGCGCAAGATTGGTGGCGATCCGGCTAGGTTGGCGGAAGCGCGCATGGCCCCAGGGTCCATCCATTGCTATCTGGAGTTGCACATCGAGCAGGGTGGAACTCTCGACAAAGCAGGCATCCCGATCGGGGTAGTCGAAGGCATCGTTTCTATTGACGAGTACGAGGTCGAGATTCATGGTTTCGCCAATCATGCCGGAACCACGCCCATGCCCGAACGCCGCAACGCACTGCTGGCCGCCGCCAAGCTGATCGAAGCAGTGCAGGAAATCGTTACCCGAGAGCCGGGACGGCAGGTTGGAACCGTGGGACACCTGGAAGTATCGCCCAACGCCCGCAACGTGGTGCCCGGCGTGGTCAAGCACTCCATCGAGCTGCGCGACCTTTCGCCTGAAAAGATCGCGCGACTGGGAGACGAAATTCAGAAACGCGCTCAGCAAATCGCGCAAGAAACCAAGACAGACATCACCATGCGGAAGGTCGAGCACGACCCACCGGCAGTGGCCACGTCTGCCATTCAGTCGCAGATCGAGTCTGCTGCCGCCCGGTTAGGGCTGAAGACCATGCGTCTACCCAGCGGCGCAGGCCACGATGCACAGGTGATCGCCATGCTCGGGCCGATGGGCATGATCTTCGTTCCCAGCGTGGCCGGCATCAGCCATTCGCCCAAAGAACTCTCCCGCTGGCCGGATTGCGCGAACGGTGCGAACGTGTTGTTGCAGACGATTCTGAGTATGGATCGAGGTTAG
- a CDS encoding energy transducer TonB: MRITKTIAVWSCWLGLPIVCAVAQDQVAHLGEIHVPPPDSKAGVLLSLKPSGSKIAASPEAVKVMGELIKTNGLETLPTTPWHIELTYDEFDEDGDNAHSGTLEEFYVSPKKYRVVIKTDELSQTEVASGGELYRSGDQNWPPAATSQAMREVVSPLYQYQLGTVGDTSPDKLDWAVGEVKLSCVVLRSPRVLSESGLQKFCFEPGTTILRYSRGTGWDETVYNGVFRLGERYLARDVEVTHGGKPFLKIHLAKAETAPQLEESLFLPPTGSPGPLTGVVSVPSSILMKEYMVHRELPPHVPRGVHGKVTVKFTVNKEGRVVRAQATDGPEELRKPVEENVMKWQFRPFLILDRPVEVESTTFYNIQ; this comes from the coding sequence ATGCGGATTACGAAGACAATCGCTGTATGGTCCTGTTGGCTGGGACTGCCGATCGTTTGTGCAGTCGCGCAAGATCAGGTTGCACACCTTGGCGAAATTCACGTTCCCCCGCCGGACTCTAAAGCGGGTGTTCTGCTCTCTCTCAAACCCTCCGGGAGCAAGATTGCTGCATCGCCCGAAGCAGTGAAGGTGATGGGTGAACTCATCAAGACAAACGGGCTCGAAACTTTGCCAACCACACCTTGGCACATTGAGCTTACTTATGATGAATTCGATGAAGATGGAGATAATGCCCACAGCGGGACTCTGGAAGAGTTTTACGTTAGTCCGAAAAAATACCGCGTGGTGATCAAGACGGACGAGTTAAGTCAAACAGAAGTCGCGAGTGGTGGGGAACTCTATCGGTCTGGGGATCAAAACTGGCCGCCCGCGGCCACCTCGCAGGCGATGCGGGAGGTAGTGTCACCACTGTATCAATATCAATTGGGCACAGTTGGCGATACAAGTCCTGACAAGCTCGACTGGGCCGTCGGCGAGGTAAAGCTGTCGTGTGTCGTTCTCCGTAGTCCAAGAGTACTTTCTGAAAGCGGCTTGCAGAAGTTTTGCTTTGAGCCGGGGACGACTATCCTGCGCTACTCACGCGGGACGGGTTGGGATGAGACGGTTTACAACGGTGTCTTTCGGTTGGGCGAGCGTTACTTGGCGCGTGATGTCGAAGTTACGCACGGAGGGAAACCTTTCCTGAAGATTCATCTCGCAAAGGCCGAAACCGCGCCACAGCTTGAAGAGTCCCTATTCTTGCCGCCGACCGGTAGTCCAGGGCCACTTACGGGCGTAGTGAGTGTGCCCTCTTCGATCCTGATGAAAGAATATATGGTGCACAGAGAGTTGCCCCCGCATGTACCGAGAGGAGTACACGGCAAGGTGACTGTGAAGTTCACGGTCAACAAAGAGGGGCGCGTGGTCCGGGCGCAGGCGACCGACGGACCGGAAGAACTTCGGAAGCCGGTAGAAGAGAACGTGATGAAATGGCAATTTCGCCCATTTTTGATCCTCGATAGGCCAGTCGAGGTGGAGAGCACGACTTTCTACAACATCCAATAG